The genomic segment GTTAAAATAGATTATAcattatacattaaaaattatttaagttgttGATTCAAAAGAATTATTTTGATGAGATATGTTAGGGGTAGAAAAATAACAGGTGATAGAAATTAACTGTACACATGTAAATAGGTTGTTGTTCGAAGTTAGgcaaatttaaagtataaattattgatctaggtaaaaaaaaattggaaatacGAAAATAGGCAAGTTGTGAGGACGCAAACAGCTTCAAATGAAAAAATCGtgcccctgcacgacttcaaccTGACACAGTGGTTAGAAGTGAAGTCGTGCATTCCAAAAACGATTTTAGGGcattgtaatcaattaccacgcttttttcataaaaaaattataaaaaaattgaagttgtaGGGATTGACGACTTCTCttgttgaagtcgtgcacccccacacatttttatttttttatttttttattaattaaaatcatttataatttgtaaataatttttaaaatgtatttaaaataattaaaattatatctaattaataattaaagttttttaatattattaaataaataaatttcattactttaattatttttgaaattaaattaatttttttacaaaataatttcaattaaataatttataactataattattttaattatgaaattaaaaattaaaaaaaaagtatttcattataatttatttttttgaatttttattactatagtatatttttttacaaattataattaattaaaatcaattttttcattataaaatatttaaattaataaaaatattaaatataaattatttaaattaataaaaatattaaataattaaaattgtaggGATTGACGAGTTCTTGTCTTGAAGCTGTGCACTCCATATACACTTtcactttttcaatttttttattatttaaaatttttaaataatgtttttaaatgtatttaaaataattaaaattacatccaattaataattaaagtttattaatattattaaataaataaacttcatggttttaattatttttgtaattaaattaatttttttataaaatgatttcaattaaataatttctaagcaaaattattgtaattacataaatgcataaatttattttatttcattataataaattaattataacaattttttttataataaatatttatttcattaaatttattatactaaaaaataatttataatgaaatataatttttttttgaatttttaattacataattacaataattatagttataaattatttaattaaaattattttataaaaaaattaatttaattacaaaaataattaaaatcatgaagtttatttatttaataatattaaaaaactttaactattaattatatataatttaaaatattttatatacatttaaatacattattttaaaattatgaatcattttaaataataaaaaaaattaaaaaactgaAAGTGTGTTGGATGCACCACTTCAAGACAAGAAGTCCTCAACCcctacaattttaattattttatatttttattaatttaaatagtttatatttaatacttttattaacttaaatagtttataatgaaaaaattgttattaattaattataatttgtaaaaaaatatactataataataaaattcaaaaaaataaattataatgaaataaaatttattttaatttttaattacattattacaataattatagttataaattatttaattgaaattattctataaaaaatttaattcaattaaaaaaataattaaaatcatgaaatttatttgtttaataatattaaaaaactttaattattaattagatataattttaattattttaaatgcatttaaaaatattatttacaaattataaattattttaattaataaaaataattaaaaaataaaaaagtaaaaatgtgtgGGGGGTGCACAGAGAAGTCGTCAACCCCCTATAATTTCAGCTTTTTTATAAAAAGGAgtgtgataattgattacaaGGTCTGATAATTCATTATCATGTCCTAAAATCACTTTTGGGATGCACGACTTCATTTCTGACCACTGCGTCAGGATCGTGCAGCACAACTTTTTCATTTAAAGTCGTCtggtttattttaataattcaaattttttttgcctaaattaataatatatatttcaaatttatctaatttagtaaaaaaaacatgtaaatatataaaatgtaagATGAACTTTTCTAGTAAtcaattactatttattattcataaaatttattaaatatagaaGCAACAGAGAGCACAATCACAAGCCTTATGCATCTCTCACAAAACAAGACCAAGTAAAAAAAAGGACTCATGGCTCTTATTTATAAGCAATAGTTAATTAAGTTTCTCACATCTTTCTTCTTAAAAGAACACACAAATGTATACTCATGGCTCTCTAGATAcacaaaaccccaaaaattATTTGATGATCCGAAACTACATTATCTAAACTAATCTCTATACGATGCATAGTAATGTATATATATCgttcatttcttttataaataaaaaacaagtttAGTATGGATCATATAAAGATGATAAACATTTTTAAGGATTATGTAGTTTGGAAGGATCAAATAATTTCAACCTCAGTACGTATAATGTATGTTTCTTAGGCGCTATTAATGTTGTTGAACTGGTCGCACCTGGACCTGACTTCTCCTTGCTTGCCAGTTTTCACTTGAAAGACAGAAAGCTTCTCCATTGCTTTTACAAAGTCGTTGAAGAAAGCTTGCTGATCTTTTGCGTACAGTTCCACATATGGCTTGGTTCTAGGGTCCACACCGAGCAAGGAGTCAGAGGTCAAGAGCCCCAATCCATTCATCACATTCTGAAAATAAGCATTGTCGAACCTCCCTGGTGTCCTCATATCATTGAATGCAGCCATGGAAGGGTCACTGGTGTAGTTATGGCACACTGACCTCAACCCTTCAACCAGTTTAGGGTGCATGGTGGGATCGGCATCGGAGGTTTTGCTGAAGTTGTAGATCCTGCCGATGAACTCCTTGCAGTGAGTGAACCCTATGGTGTGTGCGCCGGTCATGGCCACCATCTCTTTCACCGTGAAACCCTTCTTGGTGAACTTCTCAATGATCTGGTCCATGGTCATGTTGGGCGTGGGAAGGTTTTCAACCACTTTTGCAGCGTCAGATTCCAAGCTGTCTTTTCTCCCCAACCTCACGGGATAGTAGGGTCCACCCACCATCTTAACAAGGTCTCTCGTGGCCTGTGCCACGATGTCAGAACACGAAACTATGCCAGGGCATGCAAGCTCGAGCGCGTTCTTGATCTTGACTATGACGTCGAAGGCATCGCCGGAGAGAGAGAGGTTGAGGTCGGCATCACGCTCTGCATGGGGGTTGTAGGCGTTGGAAGAGACGAGGATGGAGGCGTCGCAGCCGTCGGTTATGCAGTCATGGAAGAAGAGGCGAAGAATACCGGGTGCTGTGGCGGGGCTTGTACTTTGTTTGGTGTAGATGTTTTCCATTACGATTTTTGAAAAGTCTGGACATGTTTCTTTGTAGTAATCAACGTTGAGTTTTGCATAGGAGAATGGGAGGGAgaggaa from the Vigna angularis cultivar LongXiaoDou No.4 chromosome 3, ASM1680809v1, whole genome shotgun sequence genome contains:
- the LOC108321963 gene encoding peroxidase 65; the protein is MAFPILFLLFLSLPFSYAKLNVDYYKETCPDFSKIVMENIYTKQSTSPATAPGILRLFFHDCITDGCDASILVSSNAYNPHAERDADLNLSLSGDAFDVIVKIKNALELACPGIVSCSDIVAQATRDLVKMVGGPYYPVRLGRKDSLESDAAKVVENLPTPNMTMDQIIEKFTKKGFTVKEMVAMTGAHTIGFTHCKEFIGRIYNFSKTSDADPTMHPKLVEGLRSVCHNYTSDPSMAAFNDMRTPGRFDNAYFQNVMNGLGLLTSDSLLGVDPRTKPYVELYAKDQQAFFNDFVKAMEKLSVFQVKTGKQGEVRSRCDQFNNINSA